A single window of Magnetococcus marinus MC-1 DNA harbors:
- the lpxA gene encoding acyl-ACP--UDP-N-acetylglucosamine O-acyltransferase — translation MSEASVHPTAVVESAAQLGEGAIVGPYAVIGPDVVIGKGVEVGAHAVIQGHTVVGDGSVISSFSSIGLPPQDLGYKGEPTRVEIGQRCQIREYVSIHRGTPKGGGLTRVGDDCMIMAYSHVAHDCRVGDHVIMANGATLAGHVEIQEYAVIGGLTAIHQFARIGRHGFIGGASAVSMDVIPFASAAGNRTKVTGVNVVGLRRRGFSEEAIKAIRHCHRLIFRSGLRLEQALESIEKDPIIHFPEVVSILEFIQTSQRGICR, via the coding sequence ATGAGTGAGGCATCTGTACACCCAACCGCTGTGGTTGAATCGGCCGCACAGCTGGGCGAGGGTGCCATCGTTGGCCCCTATGCCGTGATCGGTCCAGATGTGGTGATTGGCAAAGGGGTCGAAGTAGGGGCCCACGCGGTTATTCAGGGCCACACGGTGGTGGGTGACGGGAGTGTTATTTCCAGTTTTAGTTCCATTGGCTTACCCCCACAGGATCTCGGTTACAAGGGTGAACCCACCCGCGTGGAGATTGGCCAACGTTGTCAGATTCGTGAATATGTGTCGATCCATCGTGGCACCCCCAAGGGGGGTGGTTTAACCCGCGTTGGGGATGATTGCATGATTATGGCCTATTCCCATGTGGCCCATGACTGCCGGGTAGGTGATCATGTTATTATGGCCAATGGGGCGACACTGGCCGGTCATGTAGAGATCCAGGAGTATGCTGTGATTGGTGGTTTGACGGCCATTCATCAATTTGCCCGGATTGGCCGCCATGGGTTTATTGGTGGGGCCTCGGCGGTATCCATGGATGTCATCCCATTTGCTTCGGCGGCCGGCAACCGTACCAAAGTGACGGGGGTAAACGTGGTTGGGTTGCGTCGTCGTGGTTTTAGTGAAGAGGCGATTAAAGCGATCCGCCACTGTCACAGACTGATCTTCCGCTCCGGTTTGCGGTTAGAGCAAGCGCTGGAATCCATTGAAAAAGACCCCATCATTCACTTTCCTGAGGTGGTGTCGATCTTAGAGTTTATTCAGACCAGTCAGCGGGGGATCTGCCGCTGA
- a CDS encoding LpxI family protein — protein MGIIAGSGAIPALLIDKLRHCHHTAVVVAAHVGEADPKLTQLADAIEWVRLGQFKRILRFFHAQGVTHIVMVGGITKTQIWNIRPDTLALKIATRLKHMQDDHLLRAIAETLEERGFVVCGAHELAPELLAPVGILGHHRPNSELWQDMRLGWQMAKAIGALDIGQGVVVRERVVLAVEAVEGTDAMLQRAGKLSRGGGCLVKVSKPQQDLRLDMPTIGVATIQNLHRAGLRGLAVESGSTLIVDYIGMLAEADRLGIVVVGCDAAQMTDNMGREGPL, from the coding sequence GTGGGCATCATTGCTGGCAGCGGTGCGATTCCTGCGCTGCTCATTGATAAGTTGCGCCATTGTCACCATACGGCTGTGGTTGTGGCTGCCCACGTGGGTGAGGCCGATCCCAAACTGACCCAGTTAGCCGATGCCATTGAGTGGGTTAGATTGGGGCAATTTAAGCGGATTCTACGCTTTTTTCACGCTCAAGGGGTTACCCACATTGTTATGGTGGGGGGCATTACCAAGACCCAGATCTGGAACATTCGCCCCGATACCCTCGCTTTAAAGATTGCTACCCGTCTCAAACATATGCAGGATGATCACCTGCTACGGGCCATTGCCGAAACCTTAGAAGAGCGTGGTTTTGTGGTTTGTGGTGCCCATGAATTGGCCCCCGAGCTGTTAGCCCCGGTGGGCATTTTGGGCCACCACCGCCCAAATTCTGAGTTATGGCAAGATATGCGGTTGGGCTGGCAGATGGCCAAAGCGATCGGTGCCTTGGATATTGGTCAAGGGGTGGTGGTACGTGAGCGCGTGGTGTTGGCGGTGGAGGCGGTGGAGGGCACCGATGCTATGCTGCAACGCGCAGGCAAGTTAAGCCGGGGTGGTGGCTGTTTGGTCAAGGTGAGTAAACCACAGCAAGACTTACGCTTAGATATGCCCACCATTGGCGTGGCGACCATTCAAAATTTGCATCGTGCGGGCCTGCGTGGTTTGGCGGTGGAGAGTGGTTCCACGTTGATCGTAGACTATATCGGCATGTTGGCAGAAGCCGACCGACTAGGGATTGTGGTGGTTGGCTGTGATGCCGCCCAGATGACGGATAACATGGGAAGGGAAGGGCCATTATGA
- a CDS encoding Gfo/Idh/MocA family protein produces the protein MTHDINPYAGRALRAGVIGVGYLGRFHAQKFNKIAGVELAVVVDNDAARARMVGEELGVPYSTDYRDVLADLDLVSVVVPTPYHYKVASHCLAAGVHVLLEKPITVTVEEADELVTLAEQNNMVLQVGHLKRFHPAVVALKQSGLLKKSPRFIQAQRLAPFKSRALDVDVVLDLMIHDVDLILNFMDAEVASVEAIGAPVLTSHIDMANARLHFTNGSIADITASRVARNAVRQIRMFQDDAYIKLDFITKGIRISKRVEGNMQLDGVTVPAMVEEQLPIQDYDTLEAEVSAFCAAVAGGTPPLVSGRDGRKALEVVERIRQSIFGRNASQ, from the coding sequence ATGACACATGATATCAATCCCTATGCGGGACGTGCTTTGCGGGCTGGGGTTATTGGTGTAGGTTATCTTGGTCGTTTTCACGCACAAAAGTTCAACAAAATAGCTGGGGTTGAGCTGGCGGTGGTGGTGGATAACGATGCCGCGCGCGCGCGCATGGTGGGGGAAGAATTAGGCGTACCCTATAGCACCGATTATCGGGATGTGCTGGCTGATCTGGATCTGGTCTCTGTGGTTGTGCCAACCCCCTATCACTACAAAGTGGCCAGCCACTGCCTTGCAGCTGGGGTGCATGTGCTCCTCGAAAAGCCCATCACGGTCACGGTCGAAGAGGCCGACGAGCTGGTTACGCTGGCCGAGCAGAACAACATGGTATTGCAGGTTGGACATCTTAAGCGGTTTCACCCTGCTGTGGTTGCGCTCAAGCAGAGCGGTTTGTTGAAAAAAAGCCCGCGCTTTATCCAAGCGCAGCGGCTGGCCCCTTTCAAGTCGCGGGCATTAGATGTGGATGTGGTGCTGGATTTGATGATTCATGACGTGGATCTGATACTCAATTTCATGGATGCCGAAGTGGCATCGGTGGAGGCCATTGGTGCCCCTGTGCTCACCTCGCATATTGATATGGCCAATGCTCGCTTGCACTTTACCAACGGCTCTATTGCCGATATCACGGCATCGCGGGTGGCCCGCAATGCGGTGCGGCAGATCCGCATGTTTCAGGATGACGCCTATATCAAACTCGATTTTATTACCAAGGGCATCCGCATCTCTAAACGGGTTGAGGGCAACATGCAACTGGATGGGGTAACCGTACCTGCCATGGTTGAAGAGCAGCTTCCCATACAGGATTATGATACACTGGAAGCCGAGGTAAGCGCCTTTTGCGCGGCTGTTGCAGGAGGGACGCCGCCTTTGGTAAGTGGCCGGGATGGTCGCAAGGCACTTGAGGTTGTGGAGCGCATTCGGCAGAGCATCTTTGGCCGTAACGCCAGTCAGTAA
- the lpxB gene encoding lipid-A-disaccharide synthase, which produces MGRPLRIAIVTGEASGDLLAASLVSGLKKRFPRMQIYGIGGPRMKMLGLDSMADAQELSIIGVVEVLNRFPRIRTIFNALLKRLQSEPPDLLITVDLPDFSLRMARKAKQLGIPTVHYVSPQVWAWRSGRAKTIASYLDLLLCLFPFEPRYYANTGLEAHFVGHPLVQEAVPSYSRSEARKILGVSEAGQLVAIMPGSRRSEIQRLLETFLRTAERLWKRRTNLSFVLIQAETISDQQLYEVWPEALRDLPVIVRHGNAYNWLAASDALLVASGTATLEAALIGIPMVVAYKVNPLTYQIGKQLIKSKFISLPNLIAQSAIVEERIQQDANPEQLSEDLIQLLNRPQEAMAMREALRVVKQSLLPPTHGAVEVVSDFILHKVGYRPGG; this is translated from the coding sequence ATGGGACGCCCACTGCGTATCGCCATTGTAACGGGCGAGGCCTCTGGCGATCTGCTGGCAGCCTCGTTGGTGAGTGGACTGAAAAAGCGTTTCCCGCGCATGCAGATCTATGGAATCGGCGGACCTCGCATGAAGATGTTGGGGTTGGACTCTATGGCCGATGCCCAGGAGCTTTCTATCATTGGTGTGGTGGAGGTGCTTAACCGGTTTCCTCGCATCCGCACCATTTTTAATGCGCTGCTTAAACGTCTGCAAAGCGAGCCCCCCGACCTTCTTATTACCGTTGATTTACCCGATTTTAGTCTACGCATGGCGCGCAAGGCTAAACAGTTGGGCATTCCCACCGTACACTATGTGAGTCCACAGGTGTGGGCTTGGCGTTCTGGGCGGGCTAAAACGATTGCGAGCTATCTGGATTTGCTGCTCTGCCTGTTCCCCTTTGAGCCACGCTATTATGCCAATACAGGCTTAGAAGCCCATTTTGTGGGGCATCCTCTCGTCCAGGAGGCGGTGCCAAGTTACAGCCGCTCGGAGGCCCGCAAGATTCTTGGGGTTTCCGAAGCGGGACAGTTGGTTGCGATTATGCCTGGATCGCGCCGTAGCGAGATCCAGCGGCTTTTGGAGACCTTTTTACGTACCGCTGAACGTCTGTGGAAACGGCGCACCAACCTATCTTTTGTCTTGATCCAAGCCGAAACCATCAGCGATCAACAGTTGTATGAGGTGTGGCCTGAAGCATTGCGCGATTTACCCGTTATTGTGCGTCATGGCAATGCCTATAACTGGCTGGCGGCCAGCGATGCACTATTGGTAGCTTCAGGGACGGCCACCTTGGAAGCGGCGTTGATTGGGATTCCCATGGTGGTAGCTTATAAGGTTAACCCATTGACCTACCAGATCGGCAAGCAGCTTATTAAAAGCAAATTTATTTCGCTGCCCAACCTTATTGCGCAGTCAGCCATCGTTGAAGAACGCATTCAGCAGGACGCCAACCCCGAACAGTTATCAGAAGATTTGATCCAGCTTTTAAACCGCCCTCAAGAAGCAATGGCCATGCGCGAAGCCCTACGGGTTGTTAAGCAGAGCCTACTGCCGCCGACCCACGGTGCGGTCGAAGTGGTCAGTGATTTTATTTTGCATAAAGTAGGCTACCGTCCAGGTGGATAA
- the trxA gene encoding thioredoxin, with protein sequence MATIDLTKDNFQETVTGDNIVIVDFWASWCGPCKAFAPIFEKVSESNPDVVFAKVNTDEQRELAMEFQIRSIPTLMIFRDNVIIFSQPGMLPEQALVELIGKAKELDMDEVRKEIANASQAEEH encoded by the coding sequence ATGGCAACCATCGATTTGACCAAAGACAACTTTCAAGAAACCGTAACCGGTGACAACATTGTCATCGTCGATTTTTGGGCCTCGTGGTGTGGTCCATGTAAGGCGTTTGCGCCGATTTTTGAAAAAGTGTCGGAAAGCAATCCCGATGTGGTGTTCGCCAAGGTTAATACCGACGAGCAACGGGAGCTGGCCATGGAGTTTCAAATTCGCTCCATTCCGACCCTGATGATTTTCCGGGATAACGTTATCATTTTTTCCCAACCCGGCATGCTACCCGAACAGGCTCTGGTTGAGTTGATCGGCAAGGCCAAAGAACTGGATATGGACGAAGTGCGTAAAGAGATCGCCAATGCTTCCCAAGCAGAGGAGCACTAA
- the metG gene encoding methionine--tRNA ligase — translation MMRRILVTSALPYANGHIHLGHLVEYIQTDIWVRFHKLRGEECIYMCADDTHGTPIMLRAQKEGITPEQLVNQMHKEHAQDFAAFFVQFDEYYTTNSEENRLLSEEIYLKNRDGGHIEVDTIQQAYCEHDAMFLPDRFIRGTCPHCGAVDQYGDSCEVCSATYRPTELKEAKCAVCGSQPVEKSSEHYFFKLQDFSDYLKEWIQSGTLQPEMAAKLNEWFEQGLKHWDISRDGPYFGFEIPDAPGKYFYVWLDAPTGYMATTWHHCKKQGINFDDYWRRDDKAEVYHFIGKDILYFHTLFWPAMLHGSGFRTPTAVFAHGFLTVNGQKMSKSRGTFINARQYSAFLNPEYLRYYYAAKLTSRVDDLDLNLDDFVQRVNSDLVGKVVNLASRTAGFIVKRFEGQLCADYPEDDGLFQQFHQAGEEIAALYEKREFAKAMQAIMRLADSANQYVENHAPWVLAKDPLQSQRLQQVCSVTLNLFRTLMIFLKPVLPYMSNQVEQLFNAPQPFVWQDTAAPLQGVTINAFKHLMSRVEKEKVDAMVEAAREEAPSPTPQPKQQTKEKEEKNKKSADKDALAASIDFDTFMQVDLRVARIADAHEVEGADKLLQLTLDLGETLGTRTVFAGIKSSYSAEQLKGRLTVVVANLAPRKMKFGISEGMVLAAGPGGTDIHILSPDSGAQPGQRIK, via the coding sequence ATCATGCGCCGAATTTTAGTTACCAGTGCTCTTCCCTATGCAAACGGTCACATTCATTTGGGCCATTTGGTAGAATATATTCAGACCGATATCTGGGTTCGCTTTCACAAACTTCGTGGGGAGGAGTGCATTTACATGTGCGCCGATGATACCCACGGCACCCCCATTATGCTCCGTGCACAAAAAGAAGGGATTACGCCTGAGCAATTGGTCAACCAAATGCACAAAGAGCATGCCCAAGATTTTGCAGCTTTTTTCGTGCAATTTGACGAATATTACACCACCAATTCAGAAGAGAACCGCCTGCTTTCCGAAGAAATTTACCTGAAAAATAGGGATGGTGGCCATATTGAAGTGGATACCATCCAACAGGCTTACTGTGAACATGATGCCATGTTTCTGCCTGACCGGTTTATCCGCGGTACCTGTCCCCACTGCGGAGCGGTGGACCAGTATGGGGATAGTTGCGAGGTGTGCAGCGCCACCTATCGCCCCACGGAGTTAAAAGAGGCCAAATGTGCGGTATGTGGCTCACAGCCTGTGGAAAAATCCTCTGAGCACTACTTTTTTAAATTACAGGACTTTAGTGACTACCTGAAAGAGTGGATTCAATCAGGCACCCTACAACCTGAGATGGCCGCTAAACTCAATGAGTGGTTTGAACAAGGTCTTAAACATTGGGATATCTCCCGCGATGGCCCCTATTTCGGTTTTGAGATTCCCGATGCGCCCGGCAAATATTTTTATGTCTGGTTGGATGCCCCAACAGGTTACATGGCAACTACTTGGCACCACTGTAAAAAACAGGGCATAAACTTTGATGACTATTGGCGCCGCGATGATAAGGCAGAGGTCTATCACTTTATCGGTAAAGATATTCTCTATTTCCATACCCTGTTTTGGCCAGCCATGTTGCACGGTTCCGGATTTCGCACCCCTACCGCAGTGTTTGCCCATGGCTTTTTGACCGTTAACGGTCAAAAAATGTCCAAATCACGGGGTACCTTTATCAATGCACGCCAATATTCAGCGTTTTTAAATCCAGAATATCTGCGTTACTACTATGCCGCCAAGCTAACCTCCCGCGTGGATGATCTGGATCTTAATCTGGATGATTTTGTTCAGCGGGTAAACAGTGATTTGGTGGGTAAAGTGGTTAATTTGGCCTCTCGCACCGCGGGTTTTATCGTCAAACGTTTCGAGGGGCAATTGTGCGCGGACTATCCAGAAGACGACGGGCTTTTTCAGCAATTTCACCAAGCCGGCGAAGAGATCGCCGCTCTCTACGAAAAGCGTGAATTTGCCAAAGCCATGCAGGCCATCATGCGTTTGGCCGATAGCGCCAATCAATATGTCGAAAACCATGCGCCCTGGGTGTTGGCTAAAGATCCCTTGCAAAGCCAGCGCCTGCAACAGGTGTGCTCTGTTACATTAAATCTGTTCCGAACCTTAATGATCTTCCTCAAACCTGTTTTGCCTTATATGAGCAACCAGGTTGAGCAGCTCTTTAATGCGCCCCAACCCTTCGTTTGGCAGGATACCGCTGCGCCCTTACAAGGGGTTACCATCAATGCGTTTAAGCATTTGATGAGCCGCGTCGAGAAAGAAAAGGTCGATGCCATGGTTGAGGCCGCGCGCGAAGAGGCCCCCTCCCCTACCCCGCAACCCAAGCAGCAAACCAAAGAAAAAGAAGAAAAAAATAAAAAATCCGCTGACAAGGATGCGCTTGCTGCGAGCATTGATTTTGACACCTTTATGCAGGTGGACCTGCGGGTCGCCCGCATTGCCGATGCCCATGAGGTAGAAGGCGCAGACAAACTTTTGCAATTGACCCTCGATTTGGGCGAAACCTTGGGCACCCGCACGGTGTTTGCGGGCATTAAATCCAGCTATAGCGCCGAGCAACTCAAGGGCCGTTTAACCGTTGTGGTGGCCAACCTGGCACCCCGTAAAATGAAATTCGGTATCTCAGAGGGAATGGTTTTAGCCGCAGGCCCTGGCGGGACCGATATTCACATTCTCTCCCCAGATAGTGGTGCCCAGCCAGGGCAGCGCATCAAATAA
- a CDS encoding HD family phosphohydrolase, translating into MSDHAEMLQHITNANKTCALLVEQQSMDALLEQILVTVQDLSMADGATLYLMTESRDALEFAIMRTRSLGLAYGGTTGTPPPYPNLSLYANDKPTHHLIAVECAHRGVTLNIADAYKVDQLDFTGTRDFDEQNHYRTQSVLNIPLKGHHEEVVGVIQLINAQTPEGNCVPFSAEVQADVERFAAQTALLVATQRIMQKGVDSDGAELDFLTHINKLNEIGIALSSEKDTNRLLEKILLGSKELANADAGTLYRVNEAQDALKFEIIRTDSLNIAMGGTTGVDITFPNLPLYKEGKPNLQAIAAYAAIKGEAVNVPDAYQADGFDFSGARAFDKNTGYRTTSVLAVPMKNHENELIGVLQLINAKDHTGKIVPFGSEGQQLAESLASQAAIALTTQKLINDLKLLFEAFIQAIAGAIDDKSPYTGGHCHRVPVLAEMLGKATSDMDRGEFKDWTLNDEQMYELKIAAWLHDCGKVTTPTEVVDKGTKLETIYDRIHTVDTRFEVLKRDAKIRMLEGKLAALEKGDTETPFLLEERYHSLIEQYDDDREFIRKANIGGEFMAEEAQQRVRQIGQYRYLDADGEEQEFLSDNEVYNLNIPRGTITPEEREIINSHVVATIKMLSSIPFPKQMKDVPEIAGNHHETLIGTGYPNKLTKDRLSVQARIMAIADVFEALTARDRPYKDGKTLSQALKILGFMKKDQHIDPELFRIFIESKIYLEYAQLYLDPKQIDEVDHTKIPGYEPIPNDNDAQSA; encoded by the coding sequence GTGAGTGATCACGCAGAAATGCTACAGCACATTACAAATGCCAATAAAACATGTGCTTTGCTGGTTGAACAGCAGAGCATGGATGCTCTGCTTGAGCAAATTCTTGTAACCGTTCAAGATTTGAGCATGGCCGATGGTGCGACACTCTATTTAATGACAGAATCTAGAGATGCCCTGGAATTTGCGATCATGCGCACCCGCAGTTTGGGGCTTGCCTACGGTGGCACAACAGGCACGCCCCCCCCCTACCCTAATCTCTCCCTCTATGCCAACGACAAACCGACCCACCACCTTATTGCCGTGGAGTGTGCCCATCGTGGCGTAACGCTCAATATCGCCGATGCCTATAAGGTCGATCAGCTTGATTTTACAGGGACACGTGATTTTGACGAACAAAACCATTACCGAACTCAATCGGTATTAAATATTCCGTTAAAAGGACATCATGAAGAGGTCGTGGGCGTTATTCAGCTTATTAACGCACAGACGCCAGAGGGAAATTGCGTTCCTTTTTCGGCAGAAGTTCAAGCGGACGTTGAACGATTTGCCGCCCAAACAGCGTTACTCGTTGCTACCCAGCGCATCATGCAAAAAGGGGTCGATAGTGATGGTGCTGAGTTAGATTTTTTAACCCATATTAACAAACTCAATGAGATCGGCATCGCTCTTTCATCGGAGAAAGATACCAACCGACTCTTGGAAAAAATTCTGCTCGGCTCCAAAGAACTGGCCAATGCCGATGCCGGTACGCTCTACCGCGTTAACGAAGCCCAGGATGCACTCAAGTTTGAGATTATCCGCACGGACTCCCTCAATATTGCGATGGGGGGAACCACTGGGGTTGATATCACCTTCCCCAACCTGCCCCTTTATAAAGAAGGTAAACCCAATCTACAGGCCATTGCTGCTTACGCGGCCATTAAAGGGGAAGCGGTCAATGTTCCCGATGCCTATCAAGCGGATGGTTTTGACTTTTCTGGGGCACGAGCCTTTGATAAAAATACCGGCTATCGCACCACCTCGGTGCTTGCGGTGCCCATGAAAAACCATGAAAATGAGTTGATCGGCGTTTTGCAGCTTATTAATGCCAAAGATCACACGGGTAAAATTGTCCCCTTTGGTTCAGAAGGCCAACAACTGGCAGAGTCTCTTGCCTCTCAAGCCGCCATTGCCTTGACCACCCAAAAGCTGATTAACGATCTTAAGCTGCTGTTCGAGGCCTTCATCCAAGCCATTGCGGGTGCCATTGACGATAAATCACCCTATACAGGCGGGCATTGTCATCGGGTACCTGTGCTGGCTGAAATGTTGGGTAAAGCCACTTCGGATATGGATCGCGGTGAGTTTAAGGATTGGACGCTTAACGATGAGCAGATGTACGAATTAAAGATTGCCGCTTGGTTGCACGATTGCGGCAAAGTCACGACCCCTACGGAAGTGGTCGATAAAGGAACCAAGCTGGAGACCATCTACGACCGTATCCATACCGTGGACACCCGCTTCGAAGTACTCAAAAGAGACGCCAAAATTCGCATGTTGGAAGGCAAATTGGCAGCGTTGGAAAAGGGCGATACAGAGACCCCATTTTTACTGGAAGAGCGCTACCACTCTCTCATCGAGCAGTATGACGATGACCGCGAATTTATCCGCAAAGCCAATATTGGCGGTGAGTTTATGGCAGAAGAGGCCCAACAACGGGTGCGCCAAATTGGCCAATATCGCTATCTGGATGCCGATGGTGAGGAGCAAGAGTTTCTCTCGGACAATGAGGTCTATAACCTCAACATTCCCAGAGGGACCATCACCCCTGAAGAGCGTGAGATCATTAATAGCCACGTGGTGGCCACCATTAAAATGCTCTCTAGCATCCCCTTCCCCAAACAGATGAAGGATGTACCGGAGATTGCGGGCAACCACCATGAAACCCTCATTGGTACCGGCTACCCCAATAAACTGACGAAAGACAGACTCTCTGTACAAGCACGGATTATGGCCATTGCCGATGTCTTTGAAGCGCTAACGGCACGCGATCGTCCCTATAAAGATGGCAAGACGCTCTCTCAGGCTTTAAAGATTTTGGGCTTTATGAAAAAGGATCAGCACATTGATCCTGAGCTCTTCCGCATCTTTATTGAAAGTAAGATCTACCTTGAGTATGCCCAACTCTATCTGGATCCTAAACAGATTGATGAGGTGGATCACACTAAAATTCCCGGCTATGAGCCCATTCCCAATGATAACGACGCCCAGTCGGCTTAA
- a CDS encoding CHASE2 domain-containing protein, with product MEKIKKTIWFRYAGSFLLVLIFLLLSLNIIPSTLFVQLDHQIYDTQLRTTMPGRLESQIVILDVDERSLARVGRWPWPRNQLAQLVNTLFDQYQINSLGFDFVFAEEDKAGGLEVLEHLATGPLKDFPLFQTTFAKLRPTLLHDTIFARALTDRPVVMGYYFKQRNDKGGQSGQLPPPLATLDKLEAQQFPGMQPESFGANLQILQNQAREGGFFDNPLVDQDGVFRRVPLLQVHNGGIYGSLALNLLRTALGTPTLSISPTGDAIWLDDGAFRIPVDRDMAVLVPYMGPQGSFPYISAADVLEGRVAQDKLEGRIVLMGTTAPGLLDLRSTPVQHVYPGVEIHANIIAGIMDGRIKSRPAEMFLIELSALLVLGILLTLLLPRLSPMLGTLLTASSLAAVVVATLLTWQKGMVMHVGLLLSLTILLYIYHMAYGFFVESRSKRQISKTFGQYIPSELVDEMTASGSDVSIGGESRTMTVLFSDVRSFTTISEGLKPDELTSLMNSFLTPMTRVIHENRGTIDKYMGDAIMAFWGAPLHDPEHTRHAVRSAFQMIEAMQALSVAFKAKGWPELKIGVGINTGTMNVGNMGSEFRMAYTVLGDAVNLGSRLEGLTKQYGVDIILGQGSKAEVVDLVCRELDLVRVKGKAEPIAIYEPVGFTSEVDEARLSELEQYHQALSLYRQQQWQEAEALLTALQTAEPSRMIYQIYLDRIAHFKVEPPDELWDGVFTHTSK from the coding sequence GTGGAAAAAATCAAAAAGACCATTTGGTTTCGTTATGCGGGTAGTTTTCTGTTAGTACTGATTTTTTTATTACTTTCCCTAAATATCATTCCCAGCACTCTATTCGTTCAATTGGATCATCAGATCTATGACACCCAGCTGCGTACCACGATGCCCGGACGCTTAGAGAGCCAAATCGTTATTTTAGATGTCGATGAGCGTTCACTTGCCCGTGTGGGTCGCTGGCCATGGCCACGAAATCAATTGGCGCAACTGGTTAATACACTTTTTGATCAGTACCAAATCAATAGTTTAGGCTTTGACTTTGTTTTTGCTGAGGAAGACAAAGCGGGCGGCTTAGAGGTTTTAGAACACTTAGCAACAGGTCCTTTAAAGGATTTTCCCCTCTTTCAAACCACCTTTGCCAAATTGCGCCCTACTCTGTTGCATGACACCATCTTTGCGCGCGCCCTTACGGATCGACCGGTCGTCATGGGCTACTATTTTAAACAACGGAATGATAAAGGCGGGCAGAGTGGGCAATTGCCCCCGCCCTTAGCAACGTTGGATAAGCTCGAAGCCCAGCAATTCCCCGGCATGCAGCCTGAATCTTTTGGCGCAAATTTACAAATTTTGCAGAACCAAGCCCGAGAGGGTGGTTTTTTTGACAACCCCTTGGTGGACCAAGATGGCGTTTTTAGGCGTGTGCCTTTGTTACAGGTACACAACGGCGGGATCTATGGTTCTTTGGCACTTAATCTTTTACGTACCGCATTGGGCACCCCTACCCTTTCCATTTCCCCCACAGGGGATGCCATCTGGCTGGATGATGGTGCGTTTCGCATTCCGGTCGATCGCGATATGGCGGTATTGGTACCCTATATGGGGCCACAAGGCAGTTTTCCCTATATCTCAGCTGCGGATGTGCTGGAAGGTCGCGTGGCACAGGATAAGCTGGAGGGACGCATTGTGCTTATGGGTACCACTGCTCCAGGCTTGTTAGATCTGCGTTCAACCCCGGTGCAGCACGTCTACCCTGGGGTTGAGATCCACGCCAACATCATCGCCGGTATTATGGATGGCCGTATTAAATCGCGCCCGGCTGAAATGTTCTTGATTGAGCTAAGCGCGCTGCTGGTATTGGGTATTCTGCTAACCCTGCTGTTGCCGCGCCTAAGCCCTATGTTAGGCACACTCTTGACGGCCAGTTCGTTGGCTGCGGTGGTGGTTGCTACTTTGTTGACTTGGCAAAAGGGTATGGTGATGCATGTGGGGCTGTTACTCAGCTTAACCATTCTGCTTTACATCTACCACATGGCCTATGGTTTTTTTGTGGAATCCCGCAGTAAGCGTCAGATATCCAAAACATTTGGACAATATATTCCATCTGAATTGGTGGATGAAATGACCGCCAGCGGCAGTGATGTCTCCATTGGTGGTGAAAGCCGCACCATGACGGTACTCTTTTCAGATGTGCGCAGCTTTACCACCATTTCAGAAGGATTAAAACCCGACGAATTAACCAGCCTTATGAATAGCTTTTTAACCCCCATGACACGGGTGATCCATGAAAACCGGGGCACCATTGATAAATATATGGGGGATGCCATTATGGCCTTTTGGGGGGCTCCCTTACACGATCCAGAGCATACCCGTCATGCGGTGCGCTCAGCCTTTCAGATGATTGAAGCGATGCAGGCTCTCTCTGTGGCATTTAAAGCCAAAGGCTGGCCCGAGCTAAAAATTGGTGTGGGGATTAATACCGGCACCATGAACGTGGGCAACATGGGCTCTGAATTTCGTATGGCCTATACCGTGTTGGGAGACGCCGTTAACCTCGGCTCACGGCTTGAAGGGCTGACCAAACAGTATGGGGTGGATATTATTTTGGGTCAGGGCAGCAAGGCCGAAGTGGTTGATTTGGTCTGCCGGGAGTTGGATCTGGTACGGGTTAAAGGCAAGGCGGAACCGATCGCGATTTATGAACCGGTTGGCTTTACAAGCGAGGTTGATGAGGCGCGTTTGAGCGAGTTAGAACAGTATCATCAGGCATTATCACTCTACCGTCAACAGCAATGGCAAGAAGCTGAAGCGCTCTTAACGGCACTGCAAACCGCTGAACCCTCACGGATGATTTACCAAATTTATCTGGATCGTATTGCGCACTTTAAGGTCGAACCCCCTGACGAACTGTGGGATGGTGTCTTTACCCACACCTCTAAGTAA